A stretch of Babesia bigemina genome assembly Bbig001, chromosome : III DNA encodes these proteins:
- a CDS encoding radical SAM domain containing protein, putative, with amino-acid sequence MICSALERSARYAGICDVLRRSHAPRYRASQILRSVYQTKVPSYLDMLHIPRQLRENLHEHFDGSLLSLKACSTHKSDRACKILFEYRDGSKVEAVLLSFPTHKSLCISSQVGCAYACSFCATGRIGLKRNLSVDEITDQVLYFQQLGHEIDSISFMGMGEPLSNPNVFRAMRVLSDRQLFGTSSRRINISTVGILPGIKKLNRDHPKVNLAFSMHSPFTDQRNKLVPANNVYPFQEVFGLLDERIRLTGKRVWVSYVLMKGENDTVAHAEELVKLIKKRPEELQYLYHVNLIPYNTARSIGVYERTEETDIDKFKGVLKKSKISYSFRNHFGQSIDAACGQLFADYDPADQSQLFGHRRKVNTS; translated from the exons ATGATTTGCTCTGCGCTTGAGCGCTCTGCACGTTATGCCGGCATTTGTGACGTTTTGCGGCGCAGCCACGCGCCGCGGTACCGCGCCTCCCAGATTTTGCGTTCCGTTTACCAGACTAAGGTGCCGAGCTACTTAGACATGCTGCATATCCCACGCCAGCTTCGTGAGAATCTACACGAGCACTTCGACGGGTCGTTACTATCTTTGAAGGCGTGTAGTACCCACAAATCCGACCGTGCGTGCAAGATTTTATTTGAGTATCGCGATGGCAGCAAGGTGGAGGCTGTATTGCTGAGTTTCCCCACGCACAAATCGCTTTGCATCTCCAGCCAG GTCGGCTGTGCTTATGCATGTTCCTTTTGCGCCACAGGAAGGATCGGCCTCAAGCGGAACCTGTCGGTGGACGAGATAACAGATCAAGTGCTCTATTTCCAACAGCTGGGGCACGAAATAGACAGCATCTCGTTCATGG GTATGGGCGAACCTCTTTCGAACCCCAATGTGTTTCGTGCCATGAGGGTGCTCAGTGACCGCCAGCTGTTCGGCACGTCATCCCGGAGAATAAACATTTCAACAGTGGGCATACTGCCTGGAATCAAGAAGCTCAATCGTGACCATCCTAAG GTCAACCTTGCTTTTTCCATGCATTCCCCCTTCACTGACCAGCGCAACAAACTAGTGCCAGCCAATAACGTGTATCCCTTTCAAGAGGTCTTCGGTCTACTGGACGAGCGCATAAGGCTCACTGGGAAGCGCGTCTGGGTGTCGTACGTGCTCATGAAGGGCGAAAATGACACGGTGGCTCATGCCGAGGAGCTCGTGAAACTAATTAAGAAACGACCGGAAGAACTTCAATACCTCTACCACGTCAATTTAATCCCGTACAATACAG CGCGTTCGATCGGTGTCTACGAGCGTACTGAAGAAACTGATATAGACAAATTTAAG GGTGTTCTCAAGAAGAGCAAGATTTCTTATTCTTTTCG TAATCACTTCGGCCAATCAATCGACGCGGCCTGCGGGCAACTATTTGCCG ATTACGATCCCGCCGACCAGTCCCAGCTCTTCGGACATCGCCGGAAGGTGAATACGAGCTGA